ACCTGCGTGGACCCTTCGGGAATAACCTCGGTAATCGTATAGGCGTACGTACCCGCTTGCGTATAGGAAACGGCATCGAAGCTCACCGTGCCATCGGCGGCATTCTGCACCGTCTGCAGCGTGTTGCCCGAGGCGTCCTTCAACACGAAACTGAACTGGCCTTCCTGCAGATCGCGGCCGGACAGCTACTTGAGCGCCTGGAACGTGGCGCTACCCGACGCGCTGTAGGCATTCTGGAATGCAGCCGAACCATCGGCGTAGGTAACCTGCGTCGAAAGCGTGCCATCGCCATTGTCGGAGACGGATACCTCCACGCGCTTCGAGGACGTGTCGTACGTATACCCAGCCTGTCCGTCGTTCACCTCGGATACGTAGTATACGAACGTCTTGCCCGCGTCGTCTTGCGTGTAGGCAATGCTATCGAAGGTAACGTTACCCTGGGCGTCATTAGTCTTGGTCTGCAGCACAGCGCCCGATTCGTCGGTAAGCACAAAGCTGAACTGGCCCTCAGCCAAAGAATGGCCGCTTACCGTCTTGGACGCCACAATGGACGCGCTACCGCTGGCCACATACGTATTAGTGAAGTCGAGCGACTGAGCATTCTCGGAAGTGGTTACGGAGAGCGTACCATCCCCGTTGTCGGCCACGTTCACCACCACGGTATAGGCCCGATCGCCGCTCGTAACGCCCGCAGCGTTCACGGAGCGCTCAGTTACGGTATAGACATGTTCGCCCACATCGGAAAGGCCATAGGAAATAGCGGGATAGGAGATCTTGCCCGTCGCGTCGCTATACGCCGTAGCGATGACCTGGCCATTCTCGGAAATATCGAAGGCAAAGGAATCGCCGTCGGCAAGCGCGCGACCCTGCATGGTCTTCGTGCCCGCGAATTGCACCGAGCCGGAAGCACTGTACGTGTTCACGAATTCGACCTGGGAAACCTCCTGGTCGTCGACGTAATACGTGGGCGTCACGGAAAGCGTGCCGTCGCCATTGTCGGCAATGGCAAGCGAAACGGTATGCGTGCGCGCATCATTCGAGACGCCACTCATAGAAGCCGACTCGGTAACAACGTAGGTATAGGTATGGCCCACGTCATCCAAATCGAATTCGATGGCGCCAAACGAGAAGACGGCGCTCGACCCCTCCTGGGGCGCAATGGTAACCGTATTCGTCTCGGGCATAGGCGTGCTGGAAGCATCAGCGCCGGTGGGCTGCAGGGTAAACGTAAGAGCATCAGCCCCGGTAAAGGACGCATTCTGAAGCGTCTTCACTCCCTCGAGCGTAAAGGAGCCCGTGGCAGTATATGCATTGCGGAACACCCAACCATAGATGTCGCACAGATCCTCGTTCGTAACAATGCTCTGGGAAGCGGAATCGTACGACACCTGCACGTACGCCCATTCGGAATGGGCATCGTAGGTCACGCCGTTCAGCACGTAATGTTCGCTATCCACCTGCACGGCCCCGTCGGGAATGACCTCGAACAGCTGGTAGATATAGGCCTTGCCAACATCTTCAAACGTATAGGTATCAATGTCGCTAAACGAAACGACGCCCGATTCGTCGCAGGTTGCCGTACCAAGCGTTTCAATGTAATTCCAATTATCGTCGTACTTCACCACGACGAACTGGAACTCGCCGGGCACGAGCGTACGACCCGAGAGCACCTTGGTAGCGCTCAGCGAAAGCGATGCGCTGCCCGTGTAGGCATTCGAGAAGGTATACGTGGCTTCCCCACCGCTCGTTGCGTACGTAGGCGTGGCAACAAGCTGGCCGCTTCCATCATCGGCAACGGTAACCGTAACCGATTCCTCGTGCGCATCGTAGGATACATTGGCATACGAATACGAGCCATCGGCGTTCTGCGTAGCCCCCGCGGGAATGACCTCGCGAATGACATAGTCGTACGTTCCCTCGGAATCGTACGTGATCGCATCGAAGGAAACGTTGCCGTCCGCGTCGTTGGAAACAGTCTGTAGCACGTTACCGTCGGCATCGACCAGCTGGAACTGGAACTGACCTTCCTGCAGCGTCATGCCGTCAAGCGTCTTCGAAGCGCCCAGAGAAAGCGACGTGCTCGTCGTACCGGTGGTGGAATTGCTGAAGACAATCGAGGAAGCAGAGCCATCGTCGTAGGTAACCGAAGCAGCGAGCTCCTGGGAATAGTTCTGCACCGCGGCGTACACGTTCACCGTCATGGTATGCACGGTGCCGTCGTACAGCACGCCATCATACGAATACGTGCCATCGCCATTGTCGGTGGCGCCGGTGGGAATAACCTCGCGTATGTAATACGTGTAGGTGCCCTTCGTGCGATAGCTAATGTCCTCGAACGAAATGGACCCATCGGCATCGTTCGAAACCGTTTGCAGCACGTTTCCATACGCATCGAGCAGCTGGAACTGGAACTGACCCGCCTGCAGCTGCGCACCACTCAGCGACTTGCTTACCTGAGCTTGCGTGGAAATCTTCTGGTAGTGCTGGTCGACGGACTGCCAAACGTCATGCCATTCGCCCGAGCCGCTCACGACCTCCTTGGCCACAACCCAACCCGCCGACGTGGCATTCACGTTGAACGTGCCATTCGGCACGAGGAACATGCCCGCGACGGAACCGTTCAGGTTAACGGTCGTGGCATTCGGAAGGTTCCACACCAGGTGCTGGGTAATAGGCTCGTCAGCGGCATTCGTATTGTCGCTCCAGTACGTCACGCCATCAATGGTCATGCTGAACTTTTGCAGGTTGACCTCGCCCGACTTCGTGAGGTTAAGCACCACCGTCTGATCGGAATTGCACTTGATGTTGAGAGAGCCACTCTGGTTGGCCAGATAATCGTAGTAAACGCTATCGAGATTCAGGTAGTACGTAC
This genomic stretch from Denitrobacterium detoxificans harbors:
- a CDS encoding Spy0128 family protein; its protein translation is MIQTLFKRGSISSRVAAAMLALALILLQIPVSFADGDGDSPELQLSSTVSVGLDLNDAYIECLGQTVSSPSTKLDAPAKKDLEFTVQANGGYQVDSVVMSLNGATQELQPDSDGVYTVAAKNVVSGLSISVQTSKAEAEQLASSAAVSVAQDSSDAAASSSVADAASSESFTKSVYTYTSDDYTVTATLEDVTAVPDNAQLVVTPVTSETQGYNYGAYMEALNDTVSSSGDEDAYTSENTLLFDVAFMVPQADESGNAAEDAYVEVEPASGSVSYSVTFKEAQLSDDLGVTSESASSIEINHLVLSDAAMAGASSTQEATGITASDISVEGVSADSARVEGEESLSFSTTSNSIISITSGGTATKYNAVGQQLSYVDVLGNARYFGIVADTWRMAESETNAAVNVLYQNQQSGNDLTSGDDRQPWFIGTLANSYYGQTSWWPTAEYGTIVNTFMIKGRDADVYTPAENDQYILSNGNVTFHDTSLADVNEYVNSMLSDAAAKSAEFASKNSIVGTLPTPNTDGSDRDHMTTNYVIDVTSYGSGTYYLNLDSVYYDYLANQSGSLNIKCNSDQTVVLNLTKSGEVNLQKFSMTIDGVTYWSDNTNAADEPITQHLVWNLPNATTVNLNGSVAGMFLVPNGTFNVNATSAGWVVAKEVVSGSGEWHDVWQSVDQHYQKISTQAQVSKSLSGAQLQAGQFQFQLLDAYGNVLQTVSNDADGSISFEDISYRTKGTYTYYIREVIPTGATDNGDGTYSYDGVLYDGTVHTMTVNVYAAVQNYSQELAASVTYDDGSASSIVFSNSTTGTTSTSLSLGASKTLDGMTLQEGQFQFQLVDADGNVLQTVSNDADGNVSFDAITYDSEGTYDYVIREVIPAGATQNADGSYSYANVSYDAHEESVTVTVADDGSGQLVATPTYATSGGEATYTFSNAYTGSASLSLSATKVLSGRTLVPGEFQFVVVKYDDNWNYIETLGTATCDESGVVSFSDIDTYTFEDVGKAYIYQLFEVIPDGAVQVDSEHYVLNGVTYDAHSEWAYVQVSYDSASQSIVTNEDLCDIYGWVFRNAYTATGSFTLEGVKTLQNASFTGADALTFTLQPTGADASSTPMPETNTVTIAPQEGSSAVFSFGAIEFDLDDVGHTYTYVVTESASMSGVSNDARTHTVSLAIADNGDGTLSVTPTYYVDDQEVSQVEFVNTYSASGSVQFAGTKTMQGRALADGDSFAFDISENGQVIATAYSDATGKISYPAISYGLSDVGEHVYTVTERSVNAAGVTSGDRAYTVVVNVADNGDGTLSVTTSENAQSLDFTNTYVASGSASIVASKTVSGHSLAEGQFSFVLTDESGAVLQTKTNDAQGNVTFDSIAYTQDDAGKTFVYYVSEVNDGQAGYTYDTSSKRVEVSVSDNGDGTLSTQVTYADGSAAFQNAYSASGSATFQALK